From one Streptomyces sp. NBC_01478 genomic stretch:
- a CDS encoding sensor histidine kinase produces MGSPEESREARVRLPQLKMDELLEELQARLDTARGTRDRVHSLLEAVLSVGRELNLEQALHSIVEAAAVLVDAEYAALGVITPDGKALSAFHTIGVSEAQIAEIGPYPQGHGILGELIRHPEPLRLTKISQHSASYGFPAHHPPMNTFLGVPIRVRDQIFGNLYLTEKRGGVQFDEDDESVLSTLAVAAGVAIDNARLYEESRLRERWLQANAEVTHGLMSGGARTDVLALIAERAGEITGSALAAVALPMEDTESLAVEIAVGMDAEAHQGLVLSMDRSLMGLAFARATPVTSADVGKDGRISLDPPRFGGLGPAVAVPIGTAEAGVRGVVLLAREAGRQPFSATETETLQDFAAQASVAMELADHRRDAAEMAVLQDRDRIARDLHDLAIQRLFATGMTLQSAGRFIEHEEAAERVVRAVDDLDETIKIIRSTIFGLRARDGGAGTGLRARVVRAAGEASPVLGFAPSVRMEGLVDTDVPREIADHVIAVLSEALTNIARHARADRADVALVTDGREVRLSVTDNGVGIPAEGRRSGLLNMEERARQLGGELEWTTPQDGGTVLVWKVPVTGK; encoded by the coding sequence GTGGGAAGCCCTGAGGAGTCCCGAGAGGCCCGGGTCCGGCTGCCGCAGCTGAAGATGGACGAGCTGCTGGAGGAGCTGCAGGCCCGTCTGGACACGGCTCGGGGTACGCGTGACCGCGTGCACAGCCTGCTGGAGGCGGTCCTCTCGGTCGGCCGGGAGCTGAACCTTGAACAGGCGCTGCACAGCATCGTGGAGGCGGCGGCGGTCCTGGTCGACGCCGAGTACGCCGCGCTCGGTGTGATCACTCCGGACGGCAAGGCGCTGTCGGCCTTCCACACGATCGGCGTCAGCGAGGCGCAGATCGCAGAGATCGGCCCCTATCCGCAGGGCCACGGCATCCTGGGCGAGCTGATCCGCCACCCCGAGCCGCTGCGGCTGACGAAGATCTCCCAGCACTCGGCCTCGTACGGCTTCCCGGCTCACCACCCGCCGATGAATACCTTCCTCGGTGTTCCGATCCGGGTGCGCGACCAGATCTTCGGCAACCTGTACCTGACCGAGAAGCGCGGCGGTGTGCAGTTCGACGAGGACGACGAGTCGGTGCTGTCCACACTGGCCGTCGCGGCCGGTGTCGCGATCGACAACGCACGCCTCTACGAGGAGTCCAGGCTGCGTGAGCGCTGGCTTCAGGCGAACGCCGAGGTCACCCACGGGCTGATGTCCGGTGGTGCGCGTACCGATGTCCTCGCCCTGATCGCCGAGCGGGCCGGCGAGATCACGGGATCGGCCCTCGCGGCGGTGGCGCTGCCGATGGAGGACACCGAGTCCCTCGCGGTGGAGATCGCTGTCGGGATGGACGCGGAGGCACACCAGGGGCTCGTCCTGTCCATGGACCGCAGTCTCATGGGGCTGGCTTTCGCCCGAGCCACCCCTGTCACCAGTGCGGACGTGGGCAAGGACGGTCGTATCTCGCTGGATCCACCGCGCTTCGGGGGACTCGGTCCTGCCGTGGCCGTGCCCATCGGTACGGCAGAGGCGGGTGTACGTGGCGTCGTCCTGTTGGCGCGGGAGGCAGGGCGACAGCCCTTCTCGGCGACGGAGACCGAGACACTGCAGGACTTCGCCGCCCAGGCGTCCGTCGCGATGGAACTGGCCGACCACCGTCGGGACGCGGCGGAGATGGCCGTACTCCAGGACCGCGACCGCATCGCCCGCGATCTGCACGACCTCGCCATCCAACGGCTGTTCGCCACCGGCATGACCCTGCAGAGTGCCGGCCGCTTCATCGAGCACGAGGAGGCCGCCGAACGCGTGGTGCGGGCGGTAGACGACCTCGACGAGACCATCAAGATCATCAGGTCTACGATCTTCGGCCTGCGGGCGCGTGATGGCGGCGCCGGGACGGGGCTGCGGGCCCGTGTCGTGCGCGCGGCCGGCGAAGCCTCTCCCGTGCTCGGCTTCGCGCCCAGCGTCCGGATGGAGGGCCTGGTCGACACCGACGTGCCGCGGGAGATCGCCGACCATGTGATCGCCGTGCTGTCCGAGGCGCTGACCAACATCGCCCGGCACGCCCGGGCCGACCGCGCCGATGTGGCCCTGGTGACCGACGGCCGCGAGGTGCGCCTGTCGGTCACCGACAACGGTGTGGGCATTCCGGCCGAGGGCCGACGCAGTGGGCTCCTGAACATGGAGGAGCGTGCTCGACAGCTCGGGGGAGAGCTGGAGTGGACCACCCCGCAGGACGGCGGCACCGTGCTCGTGTGGAAGGTTCCGGTGACCGGGAAGTAG
- a CDS encoding Rv1733c family protein — protein MGRNSHLKKRLWRWRSNPLRRHDDIVEAWIVLVVWTVISVGGALAGLVTFHAADEVFAAQRTERHSVQAVLLTDTPPASSTPGGARDLAKAKIRWTTADGTRRTGSALVDTGQKAGAKVVVWVDSAGNFTIEPPSYKEATLESAVLGLTATLAFAGLAFGTGAVARYRLERRRIDSWGTEWKLVGPSWGRKTI, from the coding sequence ATGGGCAGGAACAGCCATCTGAAGAAGCGGCTGTGGCGCTGGCGGAGCAATCCGCTGCGCCGACACGACGACATCGTCGAGGCCTGGATCGTCCTGGTCGTGTGGACGGTCATCTCGGTGGGCGGTGCACTCGCCGGCCTGGTGACGTTCCACGCCGCCGACGAGGTGTTCGCCGCGCAGCGCACCGAGCGGCACTCCGTGCAGGCGGTGCTCCTCACGGACACCCCGCCCGCGAGTTCGACACCCGGCGGAGCGCGCGACCTGGCCAAGGCGAAGATCCGCTGGACGACCGCCGACGGCACCCGCCGTACGGGCAGCGCGCTGGTGGACACGGGGCAGAAGGCCGGAGCCAAGGTCGTGGTCTGGGTGGACTCCGCGGGCAACTTCACCATCGAGCCGCCGAGTTATAAGGAGGCGACTCTCGAGTCCGCCGTCCTGGGACTGACGGCCACGCTCGCCTTCGCCGGTCTGGCGTTCGGCACCGGGGCTGTCGCACGCTACCGGCTGGAGCGACGCCGTATCGACTCCTGGGGCACGGAGTGGAAGCTTGTAGGGCCGAGTTGGGGGCGCAAGACCATCTGA
- a CDS encoding DoxX family membrane protein: MAVHNQPQHHTRFHFPTLHRTGTAQAATDTTTAATSARAYAFASLRLLTGFVFLWAFLDKTFGFGYATPSGKGWIDGGSPTKGFLSSVAAGPMESTFHDWAGAGWANWLFMLGLLGIGVALVSGVALRLAAVAGTAMMALMWIAEWPPAKHLSDGTLSMSPNPFVDYHLIYAVVIVALAAAGAGATWGLGKVWAKLPIVRDHNWLR, encoded by the coding sequence ATGGCAGTCCACAACCAACCCCAACACCACACCCGATTCCACTTCCCGACCCTGCACCGGACCGGGACGGCACAGGCGGCCACCGACACGACGACTGCGGCTACTTCGGCGCGTGCCTACGCGTTCGCGTCTCTGCGTCTGCTGACCGGGTTCGTCTTCTTGTGGGCGTTCCTGGACAAGACGTTCGGGTTCGGTTACGCGACTCCGTCGGGCAAGGGCTGGATCGATGGCGGCTCGCCCACGAAGGGTTTCCTGAGCTCTGTGGCGGCCGGTCCGATGGAGTCCACGTTCCACGATTGGGCCGGTGCCGGCTGGGCGAACTGGCTGTTCATGCTCGGTCTGCTCGGTATCGGTGTCGCGCTGGTCTCCGGTGTCGCGCTGCGGCTGGCCGCGGTGGCGGGCACGGCGATGATGGCGCTGATGTGGATCGCCGAGTGGCCGCCGGCCAAGCACCTCTCCGACGGCACGCTGAGCATGTCGCCGAACCCGTTCGTCGACTACCACCTGATCTACGCCGTCGTCATCGTCGCCCTCGCGGCGGCGGGCGCCGGCGCGACCTGGGGCCTCGGCAAGGTCTGGGCGAAGCTCCCGATCGTCCGCGACCACAACTGGCTGAGGTAA
- a CDS encoding STAS domain-containing protein, with the protein MTEIHTTATLRSSERVIAGTTVVALSGEIDLLTAQPLSARLDMLTVGPSPDLVLDLRTVSFIDCAGLGVLCRAQNRTAARGGRLRLVTGRTGFLRILRHAQLGGVFEIHTRLSNALAARPESGDASATAG; encoded by the coding sequence ATGACCGAGATCCACACCACCGCCACCCTGCGCTCCTCGGAACGTGTGATCGCCGGGACGACCGTCGTGGCACTGTCCGGCGAGATCGACCTCCTCACGGCGCAGCCGCTGTCGGCTCGCCTGGACATGCTGACCGTCGGCCCCAGCCCGGATCTCGTACTGGACCTGCGCACTGTGTCGTTCATCGACTGTGCCGGGCTGGGCGTGCTGTGCCGGGCACAGAACCGGACGGCAGCCCGGGGCGGACGGCTCCGGCTCGTCACCGGCAGGACGGGTTTCCTGCGGATCCTGCGCCACGCCCAGCTCGGCGGCGTCTTCGAGATCCACACACGGCTGTCGAACGCCCTGGCCGCCAGGCCGGAGTCCGGCGACGCCTCCGCCACAGCGGGCTGA
- a CDS encoding universal stress protein: MPTDSTGARPRPCRPSHGRRSCWCWDPRGLGPAAGHLLGSVALAVLGRAERPIVLVPAGAGAADERVPDSSGTASGTTPYRDIVVGLDRGELHDAVREFAFEAAEPRAAALRIVHVGKEPSGRAGAADEPVPEPLTDVLRAWRDRFPGVEVIEEAVIGQAGSHSADASRDASVVVIGHKRQVGPLGALIGSVTHAVLRDAVAPVAVVPHD; this comes from the coding sequence GTGCCGACCGACTCGACCGGCGCCCGGCCACGGCCCTGCCGGCCGTCGCACGGGAGGCGGAGTTGCTGGTGCTGGGATCCGCGAGGGCTGGGCCCGGCCGCCGGACATCTGCTCGGCTCCGTCGCACTGGCCGTACTGGGCCGGGCCGAGCGTCCCATCGTCCTCGTGCCCGCCGGAGCCGGAGCCGCGGACGAGCGGGTGCCGGACAGTTCCGGGACCGCCTCCGGGACGACCCCGTACCGCGACATCGTGGTCGGTCTCGACCGCGGCGAACTCCATGACGCCGTACGGGAGTTCGCCTTCGAGGCGGCCGAGCCTCGCGCCGCCGCCCTGCGGATCGTGCACGTCGGGAAGGAGCCGTCCGGTCGGGCCGGTGCCGCCGACGAGCCGGTCCCGGAGCCGCTGACCGACGTACTGAGGGCGTGGCGGGACAGGTTCCCCGGCGTCGAGGTGATCGAGGAGGCCGTGATCGGCCAGGCCGGTTCGCACTCGGCGGACGCATCACGCGACGCCTCGGTGGTCGTCATCGGCCACAAGCGCCAGGTCGGTCCGCTCGGCGCGCTCATCGGCTCGGTGACCCATGCGGTGCTGCGCGACGCCGTGGCACCTGTAGCGGTGGTTCCCCACGACTGA
- a CDS encoding pyridoxamine 5'-phosphate oxidase family protein produces the protein MNEEPVARPPGASDREQPVAAEPPRRTVEIDGAEALRLLGSVPMGRIAFTRQALPTIRPVNHIVDDGNIVIRTHEGAALTSRTLQADGPGVVVAYEADAIDPDTHLGWSVVVTGYAHLVTDTRELARYQALLRPWVRQPMDYAVRIHPDLVTGLLLVPVDQPADA, from the coding sequence GTGAACGAAGAACCTGTCGCGAGGCCTCCCGGGGCCTCGGACCGAGAGCAGCCGGTCGCCGCAGAGCCGCCGCGCCGGACCGTCGAGATCGACGGCGCGGAGGCACTGCGGCTGCTGGGCAGTGTGCCGATGGGGAGGATCGCCTTCACCCGGCAGGCGCTGCCGACCATCCGCCCGGTGAACCACATCGTGGACGACGGGAACATCGTCATCCGCACCCACGAGGGCGCGGCCCTGACCTCGCGCACGCTCCAGGCCGACGGCCCGGGCGTAGTAGTGGCCTACGAGGCCGACGCCATCGACCCCGACACACACCTCGGCTGGAGCGTGGTGGTCACGGGATACGCCCACCTGGTCACCGACACCCGGGAACTCGCCCGCTATCAGGCGCTGTTGCGCCCCTGGGTGCGGCAGCCGATGGACTACGCGGTCCGCATCCACCCGGACCTGGTCACCGGGCTCCTGCTCGTCCCCGTCGACCAGCCGGCCGACGCCTGA
- a CDS encoding CBS domain-containing protein, whose amino-acid sequence MKTHTVGEVMTGDVVRAHPVTPFREVVHLLERHRISGVPVVDHDDKVVGVISGTDLVREQARRARAEEGRIATAEHLMSTPAVTVHPELPVPDAARVMERRGIERLPVVDEEDRLIGIATRRDLLRVFLRTDGDIRREVIDDVLVGALGLAPETVTVLVRDGLVTLTGPVERRSDVPKAIRAVWRLEGVSGMVNGLAYRVDDGPPSVRQAPGQRADQTRSRAERP is encoded by the coding sequence GTGAAGACCCACACCGTCGGTGAAGTGATGACCGGTGACGTCGTCCGGGCGCATCCCGTGACCCCGTTCAGGGAAGTGGTCCATCTGCTGGAACGGCACCGGATCAGTGGGGTGCCCGTCGTCGACCACGACGACAAGGTGGTGGGGGTGATCTCAGGGACCGATCTGGTGCGCGAGCAGGCACGCCGTGCCCGCGCCGAGGAGGGTCGCATCGCCACGGCGGAGCACTTGATGTCGACGCCCGCGGTCACCGTGCACCCGGAGCTGCCCGTTCCGGACGCCGCGCGGGTGATGGAACGCCGTGGCATCGAGCGGCTGCCTGTGGTGGACGAGGAGGACCGCCTGATCGGCATCGCCACGCGCCGCGACCTGCTTCGGGTCTTCCTCCGCACGGACGGGGACATCCGCCGTGAGGTGATCGACGACGTCCTGGTCGGTGCTCTCGGCCTGGCCCCCGAGACCGTCACCGTGCTCGTCCGCGACGGTCTGGTCACCCTGACCGGACCTGTGGAGCGGCGTAGCGACGTCCCGAAGGCGATCCGGGCGGTGTGGCGGCTGGAGGGGGTCTCCGGAATGGTCAACGGCCTCGCATACCGCGTCGACGACGGGCCGCCGTCCGTGCGGCAGGCTCCGGGGCAAAGGGCCGATCAGACACGCTCCAGGGCCGAACGGCCCTAG
- a CDS encoding transcriptional regulator, whose amino-acid sequence MQAPVTTSVHTLRTAHEQFVTVPGALPRVRDLVADSWRRCAVRGVHPDGSRLPPLRATAAELTDYRCAHPLAAVLPLFRELLGDGAADDGHVFAVADTDGTLLWVEGDRATMERGEGMHFAEGAVWSEARAGTNAPGTALELGRPVQIVTGEHYSSAVHAWSCAAAPVRDPFTGRVLGVVDLSGGGTIATPPALAAVRGAALAAEAHLARTLTVPTTAPVSGGRGDGVRLSVLGRDSALLEHGGRVLRLSPRHSEIVLALALAGHGVTGDRLAVELSDREVPSSTLRAEMTRLRAVLGPTLLGSRPYALLCPVRTDLGEVSDLLAEGRVAQALARYPGPLLPRSDAPVVVEQRRCLEQQLRGAVLADGDPGLLRRWVAADWGTDDIPAWSALAHALPGGSPQRAAAAARAHALDAENAVPPQVVRHAAVLQRSRS is encoded by the coding sequence ATGCAAGCTCCCGTCACCACCTCGGTTCACACTCTGCGTACGGCACACGAGCAGTTCGTGACCGTGCCCGGAGCGTTGCCGCGGGTACGAGACCTGGTCGCCGACTCGTGGCGGCGCTGCGCGGTGCGTGGCGTACACCCCGACGGCAGCCGCTTGCCGCCGCTGCGCGCGACCGCCGCGGAACTGACCGACTACCGGTGCGCCCATCCACTGGCCGCAGTCCTCCCGCTGTTCCGGGAACTGCTGGGGGACGGTGCAGCCGACGACGGGCACGTCTTCGCGGTCGCCGACACCGACGGCACCCTGCTGTGGGTCGAGGGCGACCGCGCGACGATGGAACGTGGCGAGGGGATGCACTTCGCCGAGGGGGCGGTGTGGTCCGAGGCGCGGGCGGGGACCAACGCCCCAGGCACCGCACTGGAGTTGGGTCGCCCCGTCCAGATCGTGACCGGCGAGCACTACAGCTCCGCGGTGCACGCCTGGTCGTGCGCCGCCGCCCCCGTGCGCGACCCGTTCACCGGACGCGTCCTCGGCGTCGTCGACCTCTCCGGCGGCGGCACCATCGCCACACCGCCCGCCCTGGCCGCCGTACGAGGAGCGGCCCTCGCCGCCGAGGCGCATCTCGCCCGGACGCTGACCGTGCCCACGACGGCGCCGGTGTCCGGCGGACGGGGTGACGGTGTACGGCTGAGCGTGTTGGGCCGGGACAGTGCGCTCCTGGAGCACGGTGGCCGTGTCCTGCGGTTGAGTCCCCGGCACAGCGAGATCGTGCTGGCGCTCGCCCTGGCCGGCCATGGAGTGACGGGCGACCGGCTCGCGGTGGAACTGTCGGACCGCGAGGTTCCCTCCTCGACGCTGCGGGCCGAGATGACCCGACTGCGTGCCGTGCTCGGTCCCACCCTGCTCGGTTCCCGGCCGTACGCGCTGCTGTGCCCGGTGCGGACCGACCTCGGCGAGGTCTCCGACCTCCTCGCCGAGGGGCGGGTGGCACAGGCCCTCGCCCGATACCCCGGTCCACTGCTGCCGCGCTCCGACGCGCCGGTCGTGGTGGAGCAACGGCGGTGCCTGGAGCAGCAGTTGCGCGGTGCCGTGCTCGCTGACGGCGACCCCGGGCTGTTGCGCCGATGGGTCGCCGCGGACTGGGGAACCGACGACATCCCCGCATGGTCGGCACTCGCCCACGCCCTCCCGGGCGGATCGCCGCAGCGCGCCGCGGCGGCGGCCCGCGCCCACGCGCTGGACGCCGAGAACGCCGTTCCGCCGCAGGTCGTACGGCATGCAGCGGTGTTGCAGCGTTCGCGCTCCTAG
- a CDS encoding pyridoxamine 5'-phosphate oxidase family protein yields the protein MYSNDGFRELERHECLRRLGQARVGRIVHTRQALPAVLPVNFSLDHDGAVLLRTSAASELVRAIDGSVVAFEADEVDALAHSGWSVVVTGSATVVTDPTEHERLTRTGPRSWVPSPQEVFVRIEPEWVTGRELVGGRSMYGVDLNR from the coding sequence ATGTATTCCAACGACGGATTCCGCGAACTGGAACGACACGAGTGCCTGCGCCGACTGGGGCAGGCACGCGTCGGCCGTATCGTCCACACCCGCCAGGCACTGCCCGCCGTACTGCCCGTGAACTTCTCCCTGGACCACGACGGAGCGGTGCTGCTGCGCACCTCCGCGGCCTCGGAACTGGTGCGCGCGATCGACGGCTCGGTGGTCGCCTTCGAGGCCGACGAGGTCGACGCTCTCGCACACTCCGGCTGGAGCGTCGTCGTCACCGGGTCGGCCACCGTGGTGACCGACCCGACCGAACACGAACGCCTGACCCGAACCGGCCCGCGCTCCTGGGTGCCCTCGCCCCAGGAGGTCTTCGTCCGCATCGAGCCCGAATGGGTGACCGGCCGTGAACTCGTCGGCGGGCGCTCGATGTACGGGGTGGATCTCAACCGCTGA
- a CDS encoding universal stress protein: MTLHHVVVGMDGSLVSVRALDWAADEAARRGAELRVVYAVPDSDESGPVLASAVTRLAARHPELSVVTRGAVGGPVRTLLRESEGADLTVVGTRGMGGLAGLLFGSVSLRLAAQVHSPLLVVRGDHPCDDGRPVLLGLEGDSDQDTALYAFQEAERRAVPLHVLHSWTHRHITPELPSLVPATSPGQEQLAQQERAEDAVPRFSLARLSERHPGIQVESRTVRTGPAHALLEATRDCAVVVVGAHHRTHRFGPRVGSVAHTLLHRSHCPVVVVPTAK; this comes from the coding sequence ATGACTCTCCATCATGTGGTCGTCGGAATGGACGGTTCACTGGTCTCCGTCCGGGCGCTGGACTGGGCCGCGGACGAAGCCGCGCGTCGTGGCGCCGAACTGCGTGTCGTGTACGCCGTGCCCGACAGCGACGAGTCCGGGCCGGTCCTGGCGTCGGCGGTCACGCGCCTGGCCGCACGTCACCCGGAACTGTCGGTGGTGACCAGGGGCGCGGTCGGCGGTCCGGTACGCACGCTCCTGCGCGAGAGCGAGGGTGCGGACCTCACCGTCGTGGGGACCCGGGGCATGGGCGGCCTCGCCGGCCTGCTGTTCGGCTCGGTGAGCCTGCGGCTGGCCGCGCAGGTGCACAGCCCGTTGCTCGTCGTCCGCGGTGACCACCCGTGCGACGACGGACGGCCCGTGCTGCTCGGCCTGGAGGGCGACAGCGACCAGGACACGGCGCTCTACGCCTTCCAGGAGGCCGAGCGACGCGCTGTCCCGCTGCACGTCCTGCACTCCTGGACCCACCGGCACATCACCCCCGAACTGCCCTCACTGGTCCCGGCGACGAGCCCGGGCCAGGAGCAACTCGCCCAGCAGGAAAGGGCGGAGGACGCCGTACCGCGCTTCAGCCTGGCCCGGCTGAGCGAGCGGCACCCCGGCATCCAGGTCGAGAGCCGGACCGTCCGCACCGGGCCGGCGCACGCCCTGCTGGAGGCCACGCGCGACTGTGCCGTCGTGGTCGTCGGCGCGCACCACCGCACCCACCGGTTCGGCCCGCGGGTGGGTTCGGTGGCGCACACCCTGCTGCACCGCTCCCACTGCCCTGTCGTAGTGGTGCCCACCGCCAAGTGA
- a CDS encoding zinc-dependent alcohol dehydrogenase family protein — translation MKGFVFHGPGQSSWDNVPDPGIKDATDVIVRVDAVTICGTDLHILKGDVPEVRPGTVLGHEAVGEVVEAGSDVRTVRPGDRVLVSCITACGRCAYCRKAMYGQCRGGGGWILGHLVDGTQAEYVRVPHADLSVHPLPSTLDAKDAVLLADIFPTGYEVGVLNGQVRPGDTVAVVGAGPVGLAAIATARLFSPERVVAVDLAPARLDAAKRFGADAVVDARETPEQLIADLTDGLGADVVIEAVGVPETFELCTRMVRPGGHVANVGVHGKPATLHLEDLWIKNITITTGLVDTHSTPTLLRMAAAGRLPTGALVTHTFPLELMEEAYDVFAKAADTGALKVVLGGTRHEEVAVRAAGRKDVTSHA, via the coding sequence ATGAAGGGCTTCGTCTTCCACGGGCCGGGACAGTCCTCCTGGGACAACGTCCCGGATCCCGGCATCAAGGACGCCACCGACGTGATCGTGCGCGTCGACGCCGTCACCATCTGCGGAACCGATCTGCACATCCTCAAGGGCGACGTGCCCGAGGTGCGCCCTGGCACCGTCCTCGGCCACGAGGCGGTCGGCGAGGTCGTGGAAGCGGGCTCCGACGTGCGGACCGTACGGCCCGGGGACCGGGTCCTGGTCTCCTGCATCACTGCCTGCGGGCGCTGCGCCTACTGCCGCAAGGCCATGTACGGCCAGTGTCGCGGAGGCGGAGGCTGGATCCTCGGCCACCTCGTCGACGGCACCCAGGCCGAGTACGTCCGCGTCCCGCACGCCGACCTCTCCGTCCACCCGCTGCCCAGCACGCTGGACGCCAAGGACGCCGTCCTGCTGGCCGACATCTTCCCCACCGGCTACGAGGTGGGTGTCCTCAACGGACAGGTCCGCCCCGGCGACACCGTCGCCGTCGTCGGAGCGGGACCGGTCGGACTGGCGGCGATCGCCACCGCCCGGCTGTTCTCGCCGGAACGCGTCGTCGCCGTCGACCTGGCCCCCGCCCGACTGGACGCGGCGAAGCGGTTCGGCGCCGACGCCGTCGTGGACGCCCGCGAAACCCCCGAGCAACTGATCGCCGACCTCACCGACGGGCTCGGCGCCGACGTCGTCATCGAAGCGGTCGGCGTGCCCGAGACCTTCGAACTGTGCACCCGCATGGTGCGCCCCGGCGGCCATGTGGCCAACGTCGGCGTGCACGGCAAGCCCGCGACCCTGCACCTCGAAGACCTGTGGATCAAGAACATCACCATTACCACCGGTCTGGTCGACACCCACTCCACCCCCACCCTGCTGCGCATGGCCGCGGCCGGCCGGCTGCCCACCGGCGCGCTGGTCACCCACACCTTCCCGCTGGAGCTCATGGAGGAGGCGTACGACGTCTTCGCCAAAGCGGCCGACACCGGCGCCCTCAAAGTGGTGCTCGGCGGGACCCGGCACGAGGAAGTCGCCGTCCGCGCGGCAGGACGAAAGGACGTGACCAGCCATGCCTGA
- a CDS encoding HAD family hydrolase, which produces MGRRRTTPTSRDLLAPVLRDVRAVVFDTDGVITDSARVHAAAWKTAFDAFLREHPPEDPALRGPFDIRDDYLRHVDGRSRLDGAAAFLASRGIEPSPRTVRAVADDKEQLFTERLRRHGVDAYPGTVRLVRALRRAGVPRAAASASRHAGELLTRAGVLDLFDVLVDGGEAARLGLPGKPRPDLFLEAVRRLGVPAGRAAVVEDAVAGVEAGRLGGFALVVGVDRAAQRDTSERLLRHGADIVVRDLGELCAGGTPN; this is translated from the coding sequence ATGGGCCGTCGACGCACCACCCCCACGTCCCGCGACCTGCTCGCTCCCGTGCTGCGGGACGTGAGGGCCGTCGTCTTCGACACCGACGGTGTGATCACCGACTCGGCCCGGGTGCACGCCGCGGCCTGGAAGACGGCGTTCGACGCCTTCCTGCGCGAACACCCGCCCGAGGATCCCGCCCTGCGCGGGCCGTTCGACATACGGGACGACTACCTCCGTCACGTGGACGGCAGGTCCCGCCTCGACGGTGCCGCCGCTTTCCTCGCCTCGCGTGGCATCGAGCCGTCGCCACGGACGGTGCGTGCCGTCGCCGACGACAAGGAGCAGTTGTTCACTGAGCGACTGCGCAGGCACGGCGTCGACGCGTATCCCGGAACCGTGCGGCTGGTGCGGGCCCTGCGCCGGGCAGGGGTCCCTCGTGCCGCGGCCTCCGCGTCCCGTCACGCCGGCGAACTGCTCACCCGGGCGGGAGTACTGGACCTCTTCGACGTGCTCGTGGACGGAGGCGAGGCGGCCCGCCTGGGTCTGCCCGGCAAGCCGCGGCCCGACCTCTTCCTGGAGGCCGTCCGCCGCCTCGGCGTCCCCGCCGGTCGTGCCGCCGTCGTGGAGGATGCCGTGGCCGGTGTGGAGGCCGGCCGTCTCGGTGGGTTCGCCCTTGTCGTGGGTGTGGATCGTGCGGCACAACGCGACACGAGCGAGAGGCTGCTGAGGCACGGCGCCGACATCGTCGTGCGGGACCTCGGTGAACTCTGCGCGGGAGGAACGCCGAACTGA
- a CDS encoding helix-turn-helix domain-containing protein has protein sequence MPDPFPLNVTEGSPTGDLGRRIAVRRTALDLSREETAAQTGVAASYLQYLEEFPGAAPGRSVLLRLAEVLHTTVTDLAGGDSDQTPGPGRAGSDPTFTELTVQECRELLSTHGVGRVAVPTASGPVIVPVNYSVVDGAIVYRTAPGAMPSRAAGCQVTFEIDRIDDAFSEGWSVLAIGRARTVTDADDIRRLTEHAFSTPWAGGSREEWVRIDALSLTGRRITTRQGTFSEASGTDGPSHADPSGRNME, from the coding sequence ATGCCTGACCCGTTCCCGCTGAACGTGACAGAGGGCTCACCCACAGGTGACCTCGGACGCCGGATCGCCGTACGGCGCACGGCACTTGACCTCTCCCGGGAGGAGACGGCCGCACAGACGGGCGTGGCGGCGAGCTACCTCCAGTACCTGGAGGAATTTCCCGGTGCAGCCCCTGGCCGGAGCGTTCTCCTCAGGCTCGCGGAGGTCCTGCACACCACCGTGACCGACCTCGCCGGAGGCGACAGCGACCAGACGCCCGGCCCGGGGCGAGCCGGCTCCGACCCGACGTTCACCGAACTGACCGTCCAGGAGTGCCGCGAGCTGCTGTCGACGCATGGGGTGGGCAGGGTCGCGGTACCCACCGCTTCGGGCCCCGTCATCGTCCCCGTCAACTACAGCGTGGTCGACGGGGCGATCGTGTATCGGACCGCTCCCGGTGCGATGCCGTCCCGGGCGGCTGGCTGCCAGGTGACCTTCGAAATCGACCGTATCGACGACGCGTTCAGCGAAGGCTGGAGTGTGCTGGCGATCGGCCGGGCACGGACCGTGACCGACGCGGACGACATACGGCGTCTGACGGAACACGCGTTCAGCACGCCGTGGGCCGGCGGCTCACGCGAGGAGTGGGTCCGTATCGACGCGCTGAGCCTCACCGGACGTCGGATCACCACGCGCCAGGGGACGTTCTCCGAAGCGAGCGGGACTGATGGCCCCTCACACGCCGACCCTTCGGGGCGAAACATGGAGTGA
- a CDS encoding universal stress protein, which yields MSGTVTVGLDGSPESLAAADRAAREALLRTAGLRLVRAGEQQPRPCVPFA from the coding sequence ATGTCCGGTACCGTCACCGTCGGCCTGGACGGTTCACCCGAAAGCCTCGCCGCGGCCGACCGGGCCGCCCGCGAGGCACTGCTCCGCACCGCCGGGCTGCGTCTCGTGCGCGCCGGGGAGCAACAGCCCCGTCCCTGTGTGCCGTTCGCGTGA